In the genome of Fusobacterium necrogenes, one region contains:
- a CDS encoding GlcG/HbpS family heme-binding protein, with translation MKTIILFILLSLSFTALADTKIKTQEVLTGEQVIAMLQSGFEDANSKNFNVTITIVDKSGQTLGVIRSEDAGVHTISASYKKAYTAASQKRPTLEILNGIKSGNIPEDIRYLDKNFSAMEGGLPIKINNTVVGGIGVGGAHSSEDTKIALKALETFEKLIKK, from the coding sequence ATGAAAACGATAATTCTTTTTATTTTGTTATCTTTATCTTTTACAGCACTTGCTGACACAAAGATAAAAACTCAAGAGGTTCTTACAGGAGAGCAAGTTATAGCAATGTTACAGAGCGGATTTGAAGATGCTAATTCTAAAAACTTTAATGTTACTATAACAATAGTTGATAAATCAGGGCAAACTTTAGGAGTAATAAGAAGTGAAGATGCTGGAGTACACACCATTTCTGCTAGTTATAAAAAAGCTTATACAGCTGCTTCACAAAAAAGACCAACACTTGAGATTTTAAATGGAATAAAATCTGGAAATATTCCAGAAGATATAAGATATCTAGATAAAAATTTTAGTGCTATGGAAGGAGGGCTTCCTATAAAGATAAATAATACTGTAGTTGGAGGAATAGGAGTTGGAGGAGCCCATAGTAGTGAAGATACTAAGATTGCTTTAAAAGCTCTTGAAACTTTTGAAAAACTCATAAAGAAATAA
- a CDS encoding toxin-antitoxin system YwqK family antitoxin, with the protein MKSLIIIFTLLLVGCSNINKNHNISYYSNGNIKSDVVNKNGIKNGPIFNYFEDGSLAVEGYFKNDMRDKKWYFYDKTTKKLSAVENYKNGKLEGEQSYYYPSGKLRLQGKYKDNIRVGFWQLYDEAGNLTMQNIFLDGEALVSVAIFQKNGKLSSSGLTKDGVREGVWQYYDKDGKLLYDVEYNSGIRDGEWRAYDEVGNIIAIGYYNQGKILGLD; encoded by the coding sequence ATGAAATCTTTAATTATAATTTTTACTTTGCTCCTAGTTGGTTGTAGTAATATAAATAAAAATCACAATATCTCATACTATAGTAATGGAAATATAAAAAGTGATGTTGTGAATAAAAATGGTATAAAAAACGGACCTATTTTTAATTATTTTGAAGATGGAAGTTTAGCGGTAGAGGGATATTTTAAAAATGATATGAGAGATAAAAAGTGGTATTTTTATGATAAAACTACTAAAAAACTTTCAGCTGTTGAGAATTATAAAAATGGAAAATTAGAAGGAGAACAATCGTATTATTATCCAAGTGGAAAATTGAGATTACAGGGAAAATATAAAGATAATATACGTGTTGGTTTTTGGCAGCTATATGATGAAGCTGGAAACTTAACTATGCAAAATATATTTTTGGATGGAGAGGCTTTAGTAAGTGTAGCTATTTTTCAAAAAAATGGGAAATTATCTTCTTCTGGTTTGACTAAAGATGGAGTTCGTGAAGGGGTTTGGCAATATTACGATAAAGATGGAAAGCTTCTTTATGATGTAGAGTATAACTCTGGTATTCGTGATGGAGAATGGAGAGCTTATGATGAAGTTGGAAATATAATAGCTATAGGTTATTATAATCAAGGAAAAATTTTAGGATTGGATTAA